A section of the Clostridium sp. TW13 genome encodes:
- a CDS encoding distal tail protein Dit, with amino-acid sequence MFFVYFNGKRDLDLGIKTIKRPSIPIPKKRYKTTTVSGKDGDYYTTNGEYEDITIPVDFNFIDRTNFHAKCRQIDKWLNKIKDYQLKFSDDLGVFYKVKKIECDEIERVYKVLGKFTVKFTCDPYAWLVEGQQSITLNGNNIINDFEATKPIYIINAEGLITLKVNGKEVTINVGQQVTINTELQLCFKNKELINLALKTGKFEDLYLNEGINTIEYSVGTSGTLASIQLIPNWKTL; translated from the coding sequence GTGTTTTTTGTATATTTCAATGGCAAGAGAGATTTAGACTTAGGGATAAAGACAATTAAACGTCCTTCTATTCCAATTCCTAAAAAGCGATATAAAACAACAACAGTAAGTGGGAAAGATGGAGATTATTACACTACAAATGGAGAATACGAGGATATAACAATTCCCGTTGATTTTAATTTTATAGATAGAACTAATTTTCACGCTAAGTGTAGGCAGATTGATAAATGGTTAAATAAAATAAAAGATTATCAGCTTAAATTTAGTGATGATTTAGGCGTTTTTTATAAGGTAAAAAAAATTGAGTGTGACGAGATAGAAAGAGTTTATAAAGTCTTGGGTAAGTTTACTGTAAAATTTACTTGCGATCCGTATGCTTGGTTAGTAGAAGGGCAACAAAGTATAACTTTGAATGGCAATAATATAATTAATGATTTTGAAGCAACTAAACCAATTTATATTATTAATGCAGAAGGTTTAATAACTCTAAAGGTAAATGGTAAAGAAGTTACTATAAATGTGGGACAACAGGTAACAATTAATACAGAATTGCAACTATGCTTTAAGAATAAAGAGTTAATAAATCTGGCTTTAAAGACAGGGAAATTTGAAGATTTATATTTAAATGAAGGTATAAATACTATTGAGTATTCGGTAGGAACTAGTGGAACGCTAGCAAGTATTCAACTAATTCCTAACTGGAAAACATTATAG
- a CDS encoding phage tail spike protein, producing MIQVYNAGNTNFNVNGDMVIQPISVILSNQINIIPSLEMELSYDEYGVWEYVKEDCVIKCNTPYGEDLFRVYNTVKNDDTYTVYAKHIFSDLIDTVAKDMSNDDICIVKTGNATGQQAIAKLFNNTDFTGHSDILKTDSVVWERKYITTALLGNDDNSFLKRWGGELYINKFDVYMYNQLGSDNNTLISYGKNLESIEEEIKIDEVVTRIIPVGANGLRLTGQTPWIDSPNINKYSNIKEKVVEFSNVKVKEKPEDEEGFATIDLARAELIRLSNLMFSEQHVDTPSVNIKTNMTDIRDSIEYQQLGYSGVEKIGLGDTVTCRHYKLGIETKARVISYKWDVLTEKFVEIEIGDTQLNYFDKQTDISNKVSKVLNDNGNVIAEYVQGIIDATKSKFRALKDVAQTQHIRAMLFEDLDSSSPTFGAMCCGTAGFEISNKRNSDDTDWNWTTFGTGKGFVADCITAGTINANLIKAGILSAIKIQNQDGSFIMDLGGTGGLTCKRNGQNSLSIEGSHINFYRFDDSGKYSGSIGTTTIIGDNTKQAINIYNDKGSYVTIGYIGGDGNIHSYMDFDESQVESTNKRSINFWKNAMLHNGACLYIGDVDNCYLTSSSTGGAYLGGDMYVSGTLSAGGSKTRVVDTSQGKRGLNAYETPNALFADYGHDTLDSNGECTINIDTLFLETVTASEGYEVFLTKYGKGDIWVEETNDTNFKVCGEPNLKFSWNIVLKQKGYENTRLQKIDVGDAKNETI from the coding sequence ATGATACAAGTATATAATGCAGGCAATACAAATTTTAATGTAAATGGAGATATGGTGATCCAACCTATAAGCGTTATTTTAAGTAATCAAATTAATATTATTCCTTCCTTAGAAATGGAATTAAGTTACGATGAATATGGTGTTTGGGAATATGTAAAAGAAGATTGTGTAATTAAATGCAATACTCCTTATGGAGAAGATTTATTTCGAGTTTACAATACTGTTAAAAATGATGATACCTATACAGTTTATGCAAAACATATTTTCAGTGATCTAATAGATACAGTAGCGAAAGATATGAGTAATGATGATATATGTATCGTAAAAACAGGAAACGCAACAGGGCAACAAGCAATAGCAAAGCTATTTAATAACACAGATTTTACTGGACATAGTGATATATTGAAAACTGATAGTGTAGTTTGGGAAAGAAAATATATAACTACAGCATTACTTGGAAATGATGATAATTCATTCTTAAAACGCTGGGGTGGTGAATTATATATAAACAAATTTGATGTTTATATGTATAACCAACTTGGCAGTGATAATAATACATTAATTTCCTATGGTAAAAACCTAGAAAGTATAGAAGAAGAAATTAAGATTGATGAAGTAGTTACTCGTATAATTCCAGTTGGCGCTAATGGACTAAGGCTAACAGGTCAAACACCGTGGATAGATAGTCCTAACATAAATAAATATTCTAATATAAAAGAAAAAGTAGTAGAGTTTTCTAATGTAAAAGTTAAGGAAAAACCAGAAGATGAAGAAGGATTTGCAACAATAGATTTGGCAAGAGCGGAACTGATAAGACTTAGTAATCTTATGTTTAGTGAGCAACATGTAGATACCCCAAGTGTAAATATTAAAACTAACATGACAGATATTAGAGATTCTATAGAATACCAACAACTAGGCTATTCTGGAGTAGAAAAGATAGGATTAGGAGATACAGTTACATGTAGACATTACAAACTTGGGATAGAAACTAAGGCAAGAGTTATTTCTTATAAGTGGGATGTTCTAACAGAAAAGTTTGTAGAGATTGAAATCGGTGATACTCAACTTAATTATTTTGACAAGCAGACGGATATAAGCAATAAAGTTAGCAAAGTTCTAAATGATAATGGTAATGTTATTGCAGAATATGTCCAAGGAATTATAGATGCAACTAAATCTAAATTTAGAGCATTAAAGGACGTGGCACAGACACAGCATATAAGAGCCATGTTGTTCGAGGATTTAGACAGTTCTAGTCCGACTTTTGGCGCAATGTGTTGTGGCACGGCTGGGTTTGAAATATCGAATAAAAGAAACTCGGATGACACTGATTGGAACTGGACCACTTTCGGTACTGGGAAAGGCTTTGTAGCAGATTGTATTACAGCAGGAACTATAAATGCTAATCTAATAAAAGCCGGAATATTAAGTGCTATAAAGATACAAAATCAAGATGGTTCTTTCATAATGGATTTAGGCGGTACTGGTGGTTTAACTTGTAAAAGAAATGGTCAAAATTCCTTGTCTATAGAGGGAAGTCATATAAATTTTTATAGATTCGATGATAGCGGAAAATATAGTGGCAGTATTGGTACTACAACAATAATTGGAGATAACACTAAACAAGCAATAAATATATACAACGATAAAGGTTCTTATGTAACAATTGGATATATAGGGGGCGATGGTAACATCCACTCATATATGGACTTTGATGAAAGCCAAGTTGAGTCTACAAATAAGCGTAGTATAAATTTTTGGAAAAATGCAATGTTGCACAATGGAGCTTGTTTATATATAGGAGATGTAGATAATTGTTATTTAACATCGTCTTCTACAGGCGGAGCGTATTTAGGAGGAGATATGTATGTAAGCGGAACATTAAGTGCTGGTGGTAGTAAAACAAGAGTAGTAGACACAAGTCAAGGTAAAAGAGGACTTAATGCATATGAAACTCCAAACGCATTATTCGCAGATTATGGACATGATACATTAGACAGTAATGGAGAATGTACTATTAATATAGATACTTTATTTTTAGAAACAGTAACAGCAAGTGAAGGCTATGAGGTGTTTTTAACTAAATACGGAAAAGGTGATATTTGGGTGGAAGAAACAAATGATACAAATTTCAAGGTATGCGGTGAGCCTAATTTAAAATTCAGTTGGAATATTGTACTTAAGCAAAAAGGATATGAAAATACACGGTTACAAAAAATAGATGTAGGAGATGCTAAGAATGAGACCATTTAA